The Streptomyces sp. TLI_105 DNA segment ACTCGCGCGGGGTCTGGAGGAGCGAGAGCAGATTCAGGAGTCGTGCCGGAGTGTCCGTCATGTCTTCCAGGATGCGCTCCATCTAGGACATGAACTGACCTAGATGACTTCTATCTTCTTCGTATGAGTTCACACGACGCCGCCACCGAGGCGGCCGCGGCAGGCGACAAGCGGCGCTGGATCGCCCTCGCCATCGTCATGACCGCCGCCTTCATGGACCTGGTCGACGCCACGATCGTCAACATCGCGATCCCCAGCATCGAGAAGGACCTCGGGGCCTCGTTCGGGGCCATCCAGTGGATCACCGCCGGGTACGCGCTGGCGTTCGCCGCCGGTCTGATCACCGGCGGGCGGCTCGGGGACATCTACGGCCGCAAGCGCCTCTTCCTCCTCGGCACCGCCGGCTTCACCCTCGCCTCGGCGCTCTGCGGTTTCGCGGCCAACCAGGAGATGCTGGTCGGCTCCCGCCTGCTCCAGGGCGCGGCGGCCGCGATGATGGTGCCGCAGGTCCTGTCGATCATCCACGTCACCTTCCCGGCGCACGAGCGCGGCAAGGTCTTCGGGATGTTCGGCGCGATCATCGGCCTCGGCGCGGTCTCGGGCCCGCTGCTGGGCGCGCTGCTCACCCAGTGGAACATCGCGGGCCTGGAGTGGCGCCCGATCTTCCTGATCAACCTGCCGGTCGGCGTCGCGGCCCTGTTCCTGGGCCGGAAGTTCATCACCGAGTCGAAGGCGCCGAAGGCGCTCAAGCTCGACATGGTCGGTGTGCTCCTGGTGACGGCCGCGCTGCTGATGCTGGTCTACCCGCTGACGCGCGGCCGTGAGCTGGACTGGCCGCTGTGGGGTCATCTGATGATGGCCGGCAGCCTGCTCGTCTTCGGCGCGCTCGTGGCGTACGAGAAGTACAAGACGAAGAAGGACGGTTCGCCGCTCGTCGAGCTGTCGCTGTTCAAGGTGAAGAGCTTCGCGGCCGGCATCGCGGTGCAGCTGACCTTCGGCGTCGTGCTCGGCATCTTCTTCCTGGTCTGGACGCTCTACATGCAGATCGGGCTCGGCTGGAGCCCGCTGAAGGCGGGCCTGACGGGGGTGCCGTTCTCGATCTCGGTCTCGGTGGCCGCCGGCATGTCCGTGCAGAAGCTGGTGCCGCGCTTCGGCCGGAAGGTGCTCCAGGCGGGCGCGCTGACGATGATCGCGGGCATCCTGCTCTACTTCTTCGTGGCCGGGCGGTACGGGATCGGGATCCACTCCTGGCAGATGATCCCGCCGCTGGTGGTCATGGGTCTCGGCATGGGCCTGATCGTGGCGCCACTGACGGACGCGGTGCTGTCCGAGGTGCCGAAGGAGCACGCCGGTTCGGCCTCGGGCCTGATCAACACGACCGGGCAGATGGGCAACGCGCTGGGCCTCGGCCTGGTGTCGGTGGTCTTCTTCGGTCAGATCGACGACGAGCGGCTCGCCAAGGCTCCGGCCGAGGTGGGGACGGCGTTCACGAACGCCTTCCAGAACTCGCTGGGCTGGGCGGCCGGTGTGCTCGCCCTGATCTTCCTGGTGATGTTCGCGCTGCCGGCGAAGCCGAAGCAGCACCTGGAGGGCGGCGACGACGAGGTCGTCGCCGACGAGATCGAGAAGGAGCCGGCGCTCACGCACTGACCTTCTTCCGACAGGGCCCTGGCCCCAGGATTCGTCCCGGAACCAGGGCCCTTCGGCATGCCCGGCCGGGCCGGGCGGGAGAGGGGCGGTGTGCACCGCCCCTCTTGGCCGTGCCGTCAGCGGTGGTTGACGGCGCCGTGCTTCAGATCACCCTTGAACTTCCCCTTGAGCGCGCGCATCGC contains these protein-coding regions:
- a CDS encoding MFS transporter yields the protein MSSHDAATEAAAAGDKRRWIALAIVMTAAFMDLVDATIVNIAIPSIEKDLGASFGAIQWITAGYALAFAAGLITGGRLGDIYGRKRLFLLGTAGFTLASALCGFAANQEMLVGSRLLQGAAAAMMVPQVLSIIHVTFPAHERGKVFGMFGAIIGLGAVSGPLLGALLTQWNIAGLEWRPIFLINLPVGVAALFLGRKFITESKAPKALKLDMVGVLLVTAALLMLVYPLTRGRELDWPLWGHLMMAGSLLVFGALVAYEKYKTKKDGSPLVELSLFKVKSFAAGIAVQLTFGVVLGIFFLVWTLYMQIGLGWSPLKAGLTGVPFSISVSVAAGMSVQKLVPRFGRKVLQAGALTMIAGILLYFFVAGRYGIGIHSWQMIPPLVVMGLGMGLIVAPLTDAVLSEVPKEHAGSASGLINTTGQMGNALGLGLVSVVFFGQIDDERLAKAPAEVGTAFTNAFQNSLGWAAGVLALIFLVMFALPAKPKQHLEGGDDEVVADEIEKEPALTH